A stretch of the Neodiprion lecontei isolate iyNeoLeco1 chromosome 4, iyNeoLeco1.1, whole genome shotgun sequence genome encodes the following:
- the LOC107218691 gene encoding spermatogenesis-associated protein 20 isoform X2, which produces MTSTTVKGEPSESKTQNKLAFEKSPYLLQHATNPVHWFPWGDEAIEKARREDKLIFLSVGYSTCHWCHVMERESFENPEIARVMNQFFVNVKVDREERPDIDKIYMTFIQAISGHGGWPMSVFLTPELTPVTGGTYFPPVDKYGQPGFKTVLTTVAHKWIESRSDVLNSGNRILEVLKRSVGVESLHKEAAEPSVDCGLNCVQQLAGSYDNEFGGFTDAPKFPQPVNLNFLFHAYSRDPSSESGKECLNMCLTTLTKMANGGIHDHIGQGFSRYSVDGKWHVPHFEKMLYDQAQLLRSYADAFVITKDTIFADIVDDIVTYVTRDLRHQAGGFYNAEDADSLPSHDSREKKEGAFYVWTYGDIKSLLGKPIPGKKDLELSDLFAFHYNVKPEGNVGHLQDPHGELKGQNVLIVYGSLAETAEHFDLSFEDVNKYLQKAREILYQVRLKRPRPHLDDKIVTSWNGLIISGLSRAGFAFNNKNYIEFAVKAAAFVERYLFDAEKGLLLRSCYNGGGGTITQTSVPINGFHGDYSFMVQGLLDLYEATLDTHWLEFAEKLQDIQDNLFWDPVAGGYFATTEEDRTAILRLKDDHDGAEPSSNSIACKNLLRLNAYLDHAEFNDKSSKILIASRESLTRVPAALPELVSALLHYHDSMTQIYVVGKKDAADTTLLLNVIREKFVPGRVLLLVDHQDPENILFCKSKVILNMKSLNNRATVYVCHRHVCSLPVTEPDQLARLLDAKP; this is translated from the exons ATGACCTCGACGACGGTGAAAGGTGAACCTTCTGAAAGTAAAACCCAAAATAAATTGGCATTTGAGAAGTCTCCTTACCTTTTGCAACATGCAACAAATCCTGTTCATTGGTTTCCTTGGGGTGACGAGGCAATTGAAAAGGCTCGGCGTGAAGACAAGCTTATATTTCTGTCAGTTGGATATTCCACCTGTCATTGGTGCCATGTCATGGAGCGGGAATCCTTTGAAAATCCTGAAATCGCGCGTGTTATGAATCAGTTTTTCGTCAATGTGAAAGTTGATCGCGAGGAGAGACCTGACATTGACAAAATATATATGACTTTTATTCAA GCTATTTCTGGACATGGTGGATGGCCAATGAGCGTATTTTTGACCCCCGAATTGACCCCTGTTACAGGAGGAACCTATTTTCCCCCTGTCGACAAGTATGGTCAACCTGGTTTTAAAACTGTATTGACCACCGTTGCACACAAA TGGATTGAGAGCAGGAGTGATGTATTAAATTCTGGCAACAGAATCCTTGAAGTATTGAAGCGATCCGTTGGTGTGGAAAGTCTACATAAA GAAGCAGCTGAGCCATCAGTTGATTGTGGATTAAATTGCGTGCAGCAATTGGCAGGCAGCTATGATAACGAATTTGGCGGATTTACAGACGCCCCAAAATTTCCCCAGCCAGTTAATTTGAACTTTCTATTTCACGCCTACTCCAGGGATCCGTCAAGCGAATCTGGCAAGGAATGCTTGAATATGTGTTTAACTACTCTTACCAAAATGGCTAATGGAGGGATTCATGATCACATTGGTCAG GGGTTCTCACGATACTCTGTAGATGGTAAATGGCATGTACCACATTTTGAGAAAATGTTATATGATCAAGCTCAGCTTCTACGGTCCTATGCAGATGCTTTTGTTATAACAAAAGATACTATATTTGCTGATATTGTCGACGACATTGTCACATATGTTACCCGAGATCTGCGTCACCAG GCAGGTGGATTCTATAATGCAGAGGATGCAGATTCGTTACCTTCTCACGATTctcgggaaaaaaaagaaggtgcATTTTACGTGTGGACTTACGGAGATATAAAAAGTCTCCTTGGCAAACCCATTCCCGGAAAAAAAGACTTGGAATTATCGGATCTATTTGCTTTTCACTACAATGTTAAGCCTGAGGGGAATGTTGGTCATTTGCAA GATCCTCACGGAGAGCTGAAGGGACAGAATGTACTGATAGTCTACGGCAGTTTGGCCGAGACTGCCGAGCATTTTGATTTAAGCTTCGAagatgtgaataaatatttgcaaaaGGCTCGTGAAATACTGTACCAAGTTAGATTGAAGAGGCCCAGGCCTCATCTGGACGACAAGATAGTTACATCATGGAATG GATTAATAATCAGCGGATTGTCAAGAGCTGGTTTTGCATTCAACAACAAGAATTACATAGAGTTTGCTGTGAAGGCGGCTGCCTTCGTTGAACGTTACTTATTTGACGCGGAGAAAGGCTTGTTATTACGTAGCTGTTACAATGGGGGAGGAGGTACAATTACTCAAAC gAGTGTACCGATAAATGGATTTCACGGTGATTACTCTTTCATGGTCCAAGGGTTGCTCGATTTATACGAAGCAACGCTGGACACGCACTGGCTTgaatttgctgaaaaattgcAGGATATACAGGACAATTTGTTCTGGGATCCTGTAGCTGGCGGTTATTTTGCTACAACCGAGGAAGATCGCACAGCAATTCTAAGGCTTAAAGATG ATCACGACGGAGCCGAACCGTCAAGTAATTCTATAGCGTGCAAAAATTTGTTACGATTGAACGCCTACCTCGATCATGCGGAGTTCAACGATAAATCTTCCAAAATACTAATTGCATCCAGAGAATCTCTTACGCGTGTTCCCGCTGCTCTACCGGAACTCGTGTCTGCCCTGCTACATTACCACGATTCAATGACGCAG ATCTACGTGGTTGGTAAAAAGGACGCTGCAGATACGACACTGCTACTAAATGTTATTCGTGAGAAATTTGTTCCCGGACGGGTACTACTCTTAGTTGATCACCAAGATCcggagaatattttattttgcaaaagCAAAGTTATCCTCAACATGAAGTCTCTCAACAATAGAGCAACGGTCTACGTATGTCATCGTCACGTTTGTTCGCTACCAGTTACAGAACCGGATCAGCTTGCCAGGCTTCTTGACGCAAAACCATAG
- the LOC107218691 gene encoding spermatogenesis-associated protein 20 isoform X1, with translation MYVMIPRRCSIWTSIRRFSSEHQFKKFSAKDIKLLQVVNNYHSKRYIHSERLFIPYSVRMTSTTVKGEPSESKTQNKLAFEKSPYLLQHATNPVHWFPWGDEAIEKARREDKLIFLSVGYSTCHWCHVMERESFENPEIARVMNQFFVNVKVDREERPDIDKIYMTFIQAISGHGGWPMSVFLTPELTPVTGGTYFPPVDKYGQPGFKTVLTTVAHKWIESRSDVLNSGNRILEVLKRSVGVESLHKEAAEPSVDCGLNCVQQLAGSYDNEFGGFTDAPKFPQPVNLNFLFHAYSRDPSSESGKECLNMCLTTLTKMANGGIHDHIGQGFSRYSVDGKWHVPHFEKMLYDQAQLLRSYADAFVITKDTIFADIVDDIVTYVTRDLRHQAGGFYNAEDADSLPSHDSREKKEGAFYVWTYGDIKSLLGKPIPGKKDLELSDLFAFHYNVKPEGNVGHLQDPHGELKGQNVLIVYGSLAETAEHFDLSFEDVNKYLQKAREILYQVRLKRPRPHLDDKIVTSWNGLIISGLSRAGFAFNNKNYIEFAVKAAAFVERYLFDAEKGLLLRSCYNGGGGTITQTSVPINGFHGDYSFMVQGLLDLYEATLDTHWLEFAEKLQDIQDNLFWDPVAGGYFATTEEDRTAILRLKDDHDGAEPSSNSIACKNLLRLNAYLDHAEFNDKSSKILIASRESLTRVPAALPELVSALLHYHDSMTQIYVVGKKDAADTTLLLNVIREKFVPGRVLLLVDHQDPENILFCKSKVILNMKSLNNRATVYVCHRHVCSLPVTEPDQLARLLDAKP, from the exons atgtatgttatgATTCCGCGAAGATGTTCAATATGGACATCAATTCGTCGCTTTTCTTCTGAAcatcaattcaaaaaattctccgCCAAGGACATTAAACTGCTTCAGGTAGTCAACAACTATCATAGCAAAAG ATATATTCATAGTGAACGGTTATTCATTCCTTACAGTGTAAGAATGACCTCGACGACGGTGAAAGGTGAACCTTCTGAAAGTAAAACCCAAAATAAATTGGCATTTGAGAAGTCTCCTTACCTTTTGCAACATGCAACAAATCCTGTTCATTGGTTTCCTTGGGGTGACGAGGCAATTGAAAAGGCTCGGCGTGAAGACAAGCTTATATTTCTGTCAGTTGGATATTCCACCTGTCATTGGTGCCATGTCATGGAGCGGGAATCCTTTGAAAATCCTGAAATCGCGCGTGTTATGAATCAGTTTTTCGTCAATGTGAAAGTTGATCGCGAGGAGAGACCTGACATTGACAAAATATATATGACTTTTATTCAA GCTATTTCTGGACATGGTGGATGGCCAATGAGCGTATTTTTGACCCCCGAATTGACCCCTGTTACAGGAGGAACCTATTTTCCCCCTGTCGACAAGTATGGTCAACCTGGTTTTAAAACTGTATTGACCACCGTTGCACACAAA TGGATTGAGAGCAGGAGTGATGTATTAAATTCTGGCAACAGAATCCTTGAAGTATTGAAGCGATCCGTTGGTGTGGAAAGTCTACATAAA GAAGCAGCTGAGCCATCAGTTGATTGTGGATTAAATTGCGTGCAGCAATTGGCAGGCAGCTATGATAACGAATTTGGCGGATTTACAGACGCCCCAAAATTTCCCCAGCCAGTTAATTTGAACTTTCTATTTCACGCCTACTCCAGGGATCCGTCAAGCGAATCTGGCAAGGAATGCTTGAATATGTGTTTAACTACTCTTACCAAAATGGCTAATGGAGGGATTCATGATCACATTGGTCAG GGGTTCTCACGATACTCTGTAGATGGTAAATGGCATGTACCACATTTTGAGAAAATGTTATATGATCAAGCTCAGCTTCTACGGTCCTATGCAGATGCTTTTGTTATAACAAAAGATACTATATTTGCTGATATTGTCGACGACATTGTCACATATGTTACCCGAGATCTGCGTCACCAG GCAGGTGGATTCTATAATGCAGAGGATGCAGATTCGTTACCTTCTCACGATTctcgggaaaaaaaagaaggtgcATTTTACGTGTGGACTTACGGAGATATAAAAAGTCTCCTTGGCAAACCCATTCCCGGAAAAAAAGACTTGGAATTATCGGATCTATTTGCTTTTCACTACAATGTTAAGCCTGAGGGGAATGTTGGTCATTTGCAA GATCCTCACGGAGAGCTGAAGGGACAGAATGTACTGATAGTCTACGGCAGTTTGGCCGAGACTGCCGAGCATTTTGATTTAAGCTTCGAagatgtgaataaatatttgcaaaaGGCTCGTGAAATACTGTACCAAGTTAGATTGAAGAGGCCCAGGCCTCATCTGGACGACAAGATAGTTACATCATGGAATG GATTAATAATCAGCGGATTGTCAAGAGCTGGTTTTGCATTCAACAACAAGAATTACATAGAGTTTGCTGTGAAGGCGGCTGCCTTCGTTGAACGTTACTTATTTGACGCGGAGAAAGGCTTGTTATTACGTAGCTGTTACAATGGGGGAGGAGGTACAATTACTCAAAC gAGTGTACCGATAAATGGATTTCACGGTGATTACTCTTTCATGGTCCAAGGGTTGCTCGATTTATACGAAGCAACGCTGGACACGCACTGGCTTgaatttgctgaaaaattgcAGGATATACAGGACAATTTGTTCTGGGATCCTGTAGCTGGCGGTTATTTTGCTACAACCGAGGAAGATCGCACAGCAATTCTAAGGCTTAAAGATG ATCACGACGGAGCCGAACCGTCAAGTAATTCTATAGCGTGCAAAAATTTGTTACGATTGAACGCCTACCTCGATCATGCGGAGTTCAACGATAAATCTTCCAAAATACTAATTGCATCCAGAGAATCTCTTACGCGTGTTCCCGCTGCTCTACCGGAACTCGTGTCTGCCCTGCTACATTACCACGATTCAATGACGCAG ATCTACGTGGTTGGTAAAAAGGACGCTGCAGATACGACACTGCTACTAAATGTTATTCGTGAGAAATTTGTTCCCGGACGGGTACTACTCTTAGTTGATCACCAAGATCcggagaatattttattttgcaaaagCAAAGTTATCCTCAACATGAAGTCTCTCAACAATAGAGCAACGGTCTACGTATGTCATCGTCACGTTTGTTCGCTACCAGTTACAGAACCGGATCAGCTTGCCAGGCTTCTTGACGCAAAACCATAG